The Candidatus Thermoplasmatota archaeon genome contains a region encoding:
- a CDS encoding PAC2 family protein has translation MEIKILKKLSLKSPIMLAGAPGMGLVAKHTVDYFIKKLCAKELGRLSSDYDYYSIAVFDDRGVLEPCHLNSQYRFYFLRAKGAHDFVFFTADFQPTLPEKQNELSDIVAKVSEKLKVKRIYTTAAVPVREKVAHPKVFGTATAPELMDFLVKKGIEPLRGRVSGFNGVLLEYAWKRGIEACCLLAETYIYHIDNPLDPIDFKAVLAVTNKISELMECDIDTEELEREIERREALYKKLEEEYKKAVAPKIRKEVPSYIG, from the coding sequence ATGGAAATTAAAATCTTAAAGAAATTAAGTTTGAAATCGCCAATAATGCTGGCAGGCGCGCCAGGTATGGGACTGGTTGCTAAGCACACTGTAGATTATTTTATAAAGAAGCTTTGCGCTAAAGAGCTCGGCAGGCTAAGTTCAGATTACGATTACTATTCAATAGCTGTTTTTGACGATAGAGGTGTTTTAGAGCCTTGCCATCTCAACAGTCAGTATAGATTTTATTTTCTAAGAGCCAAAGGCGCTCACGATTTCGTCTTCTTCACTGCAGACTTCCAGCCAACACTGCCTGAAAAGCAGAACGAGCTCAGCGATATTGTAGCGAAGGTAAGTGAGAAACTAAAAGTGAAAAGGATCTATACTACAGCTGCTGTGCCTGTACGTGAAAAAGTTGCGCATCCTAAAGTTTTCGGTACAGCTACAGCGCCAGAATTAATGGATTTTCTAGTAAAGAAAGGAATAGAGCCGTTAAGAGGGCGGGTAAGTGGATTTAACGGCGTACTGCTGGAATATGCTTGGAAGCGAGGAATAGAGGCATGTTGCCTGCTCGCTGAAACTTATATTTATCATATAGATAATCCTCTAGACCCTATAGATTTCAAGGCAGTGCTTGCAGTAACTAATAAAATTTCAGAGCTTATGGAATGCGATATAGATACAGAAGAATTAGAGCGTGAAATTGAGAGGCGCGAGGCATTGTATAAAAAATTAGAGGAAGAATATAAGAAAGCGGTAGCGCCTAAAATAAGAAAAGAAGTACCTAGTTATATAGGGTAG
- a CDS encoding DUF998 domain-containing protein — MKKFDLKLAGYCGILAPIAMLLLILIAISYSPFSWTANALSDLGVNGITAILFNSSLVVCGALIFIFALGLRKILANWLGNIAIIAFISTAIALCGIGLFPENMGIIHFYFSVAFFVLLPISLFFIGLSISAKDRKLGFVILILSMCSALIWLLPKNGVAVHEFVASSAGSASCILLGIKLTRS; from the coding sequence ATGAAAAAATTTGATTTGAAATTAGCAGGTTATTGTGGAATATTAGCTCCTATAGCAATGCTTTTACTGATTTTAATTGCTATCTCTTACTCGCCTTTCTCTTGGACTGCGAATGCACTTAGCGATTTGGGAGTTAACGGCATTACAGCTATTCTATTCAATTCAAGTTTAGTTGTGTGCGGAGCGCTTATTTTTATATTTGCACTCGGGCTGAGAAAAATTTTAGCTAATTGGTTAGGTAATATTGCAATAATAGCATTTATTTCAACTGCTATCGCTTTGTGCGGTATAGGACTATTTCCGGAAAATATGGGAATTATTCATTTCTATTTTTCTGTAGCTTTCTTTGTACTACTACCGATATCGCTGTTCTTTATTGGTTTATCTATAAGCGCTAAAGATAGAAAACTAGGATTTGTAATTTTAATATTAAGTATGTGCAGTGCGCTAATCTGGCTACTACCTAAAAACGGCGTTGCTGTTCATGAATTTGTAGCTTCAAGTGCTGGCAGCGCTTCATGCATACTGCTGGGTATTAAACTAACTAGGAGTTGA
- a CDS encoding ATPase domain-containing protein produces the protein MTEEIGWRDGWEQIKTFMEKGSTEIINTGYKKLDDLLGGGLIKGSTNLVIEDSGCIGHIFLVSLLKKRVEFGDIGVIDCFFISPEQLKEQCRAYNIDLDKYDGKVYYLDFSSKHRVKSVLGSDALDTFAKEYTRVVSELIPKGDIFNINLSLSASTMRYGEEQIYRHLLREKGNYETYKRTAIYLVERNLHTQEFMNGLRRIFDTVINLNSTIHDGRIDRFVSVEKSPLRSYSVKKKSVMRLL, from the coding sequence ATGACCGAAGAGATTGGTTGGCGTGACGGTTGGGAGCAGATAAAAACATTCATGGAAAAAGGCTCGACCGAGATCATCAACACAGGCTACAAGAAACTAGATGATTTGCTTGGCGGTGGGCTAATAAAAGGCTCTACCAATCTCGTCATCGAAGATTCTGGCTGCATAGGTCATATATTCCTTGTGTCATTGCTGAAAAAGAGGGTAGAATTTGGTGATATTGGGGTGATTGACTGTTTCTTTATTTCGCCAGAGCAGTTGAAGGAGCAGTGCAGAGCATATAATATTGATTTGGATAAATATGATGGTAAGGTTTATTACCTAGATTTCTCCTCGAAACATCGGGTGAAATCTGTTTTGGGCTCTGACGCTTTAGATACTTTTGCAAAAGAATATACAAGAGTTGTATCTGAGCTCATACCAAAGGGCGATATATTCAATATAAATCTCTCTTTGTCCGCATCCACCATGAGATACGGTGAGGAGCAGATTTATAGGCATTTGCTCAGAGAGAAAGGGAATTATGAGACATATAAGAGGACCGCCATCTATCTTGTTGAGAGAAATCTTCATACCCAAGAGTTTATGAACGGTCTCAGGCGTATTTTTGATACTGTTATAAACCTTAATTCGACTATTCATGACGGCAGAATCGACAGGTTTGTTTCTGTTGAGAAATCACCTCTGCGAAGTTACTCTGTGAAAAAAAAATCAGTTATGAGATTGCTCTAA
- a CDS encoding 4Fe-4S binding protein — MKLGFGATITNAGSSKEYKTGEWRVMKPIWQREKCTKCYLCYEYCPDSCISKTEDGIIIDYEHCKGCGICAYECPKDAIALVPEER, encoded by the coding sequence ATGAAATTGGGGTTTGGAGCCACTATCACAAATGCTGGTAGTTCGAAAGAATACAAAACAGGTGAATGGCGTGTAATGAAGCCAATCTGGCAAAGAGAGAAATGTACTAAATGCTATCTTTGCTATGAATATTGTCCTGACTCTTGTATCTCCAAAACAGAGGATGGCATAATCATAGATTACGAGCATTGCAAGGGTTGCGGTATTTGCGCCTACGAATGCCCTAAGGATGCGATAGCTCTAGTTCCTGAGGAGCGCTGA
- a CDS encoding dipeptide epimerase, whose protein sequence is MKITELEIYPIAIQLRKPFKIALGTSYYYEGVLVKIETDENIYGWGEASPSEKITFETQSTVINALQRMKPSVIAKNPIEIEKIMKELDTKINGNSAAKAGIDLALHDILGKYLDLPLYVAFGNDKSEIKTSITIGIKGVDETIEEALKLIDQKVKIIKLKIGIDAEKDIEKVKALRAAIGYQTRLRIDANQGYSTRQAIKVLKALERYELEFIEQPVVASDIDGLREVRNNTAIPIMADEALHTPRDAIELIKSDAVDLFNIKLMKSGGLSKALKIAEIAQAAGIPCMVGCMVETKLGITAGMHLALGKKIVRYADLDGHLDLEIDCIKDGVETLEGTNRLGNGVGLGIEVDNEILERIKV, encoded by the coding sequence ATGAAAATAACGGAGCTCGAAATTTACCCTATTGCAATACAGCTGAGAAAACCTTTTAAAATTGCATTAGGAACTTCTTATTACTACGAAGGGGTGCTTGTAAAAATAGAGACTGACGAAAATATTTACGGCTGGGGCGAGGCTTCGCCTTCAGAGAAAATAACTTTTGAAACTCAAAGCACAGTAATTAACGCGCTACAACGAATGAAGCCTTCTGTTATAGCTAAAAATCCAATTGAAATTGAAAAAATAATGAAAGAACTAGATACTAAAATTAACGGTAATAGCGCTGCGAAAGCTGGTATTGACTTAGCGCTCCATGATATTCTGGGTAAATATCTGGACTTGCCGCTGTATGTAGCGTTTGGTAATGACAAATCAGAAATTAAAACTTCTATCACAATAGGCATTAAAGGGGTAGATGAAACAATAGAAGAGGCTTTGAAACTAATTGATCAAAAAGTCAAAATTATAAAATTGAAAATAGGCATTGATGCTGAGAAAGACATAGAAAAGGTAAAGGCGCTCAGAGCGGCAATCGGCTATCAAACGAGGCTTAGAATAGATGCAAATCAAGGCTATTCAACCCGACAAGCTATTAAAGTGCTAAAAGCGCTAGAACGTTACGAGCTAGAATTTATAGAGCAGCCTGTTGTTGCTAGCGATATTGATGGCTTAAGAGAGGTAAGAAACAACACTGCAATACCGATAATGGCTGATGAAGCTCTGCATACTCCTAGAGATGCAATTGAACTCATAAAAAGCGATGCTGTAGATTTGTTCAATATAAAATTAATGAAGAGCGGCGGTCTTAGCAAAGCGCTAAAAATTGCAGAAATTGCACAAGCTGCCGGCATTCCTTGTATGGTAGGCTGTATGGTAGAAACCAAGCTAGGTATTACTGCAGGTATGCATTTAGCGCTCGGTAAAAAAATAGTTAGATATGCAGATTTAGATGGTCATTTAGATTTAGAAATTGATTGTATAAAAGACGGTGTAGAGACTTTGGAAGGTACGAACAGGCTAGGAAATGGTGTAGGGCTCGGAATAGAGGTTGATAACGAGATATTAGAGAGAATTAAAGTATGA
- a CDS encoding 2-oxoacid:acceptor oxidoreductase family protein — translation MYEVRFHGRGGQGAVTAANILALAASKQNYYVQAFPMFGVERRGAPVTAFLRFDTEPIELRSQIYEPDAVVVLDPTLISVVDVAKGLRENGNAVINTARNPENFHLHATVYVVDATAIALNSKLGTRTNPIVNTAMLGAYAKAIGNIKLESIIEAIGESISARKSENIEAAKKAFRSVKK, via the coding sequence ATGTACGAAGTTAGATTCCACGGCAGAGGAGGTCAAGGTGCTGTTACAGCTGCTAATATTCTAGCGCTTGCAGCCTCTAAACAAAATTATTATGTTCAAGCTTTTCCTATGTTTGGGGTTGAGCGCAGAGGAGCGCCTGTAACGGCTTTTTTGAGATTTGATACTGAGCCAATTGAGCTAAGAAGTCAAATTTACGAGCCTGATGCTGTCGTCGTTCTAGATCCTACTTTGATAAGTGTTGTTGACGTTGCCAAAGGTCTCAGAGAAAATGGAAATGCTGTGATTAATACCGCTAGAAATCCTGAGAATTTCCATCTACATGCAACTGTTTATGTTGTAGATGCTACTGCAATAGCATTAAACAGCAAATTAGGTACAAGAACTAATCCTATAGTGAATACTGCAATGCTAGGAGCTTATGCAAAAGCGATAGGTAATATAAAATTAGAATCTATAATCGAAGCAATTGGCGAGAGTATAAGCGCAAGAAAATCTGAAAACATAGAAGCTGCAAAAAAAGCTTTTAGGAGCGTTAAAAAATGA
- a CDS encoding 6-carboxytetrahydropterin synthase, protein MVYKLEIDGWRSGITFSACHMMPELDKCSRLHGHTYAVHARIYSETIRKGMVIDFTVIKKILRKIIDKLDHKVLLPKARVKIENKKVKITEDKKEYSFPIEDVILLDLEPVSAENLANYLLERLIDELDLKDRKFCKLELGLDEGWGQGVWLIKKL, encoded by the coding sequence ATGGTCTATAAATTAGAAATTGATGGCTGGCGTAGCGGAATAACTTTTTCTGCCTGTCATATGATGCCAGAGCTTGATAAATGCTCTAGATTACATGGTCATACTTATGCGGTGCATGCAAGGATTTACAGTGAGACTATTCGAAAGGGTATGGTGATAGACTTTACAGTTATAAAAAAAATTCTTAGAAAAATTATTGATAAATTAGATCACAAAGTACTGCTTCCTAAAGCAAGGGTTAAAATAGAAAATAAAAAAGTAAAGATAACAGAAGATAAGAAAGAGTATAGCTTTCCAATAGAGGATGTAATATTGCTTGATCTGGAGCCTGTTAGTGCAGAAAATTTAGCAAATTATTTACTAGAGAGATTAATTGACGAGCTGGATTTAAAAGATAGAAAATTTTGCAAACTCGAACTCGGCTTGGACGAAGGCTGGGGACAGGGGGTATGGCTAATAAAAAAGCTGTAG
- the queC gene encoding 7-cyano-7-deazaguanine synthase QueC — protein sequence MANKKAVVLLSGGIDSATTLAIAKSENYDTHAISFDYGQRHKKELESAKKIARHYRAKHKILKLDLNFVSSSLLQKKQKIPERNIKDLGRDIPSTYVPARNLIFLAYASAYAESIGASKIFIGANAIDYSGYPDCRPDFYKALQEVIKVGTKAGVEGKAIDIKYPLINLTKAEIIKKGLSLKVPYHLTWSCYRGKRKACGKCDSCLIRLKGFREAGIKDTIEYEKI from the coding sequence ATGGCTAATAAAAAAGCTGTAGTTTTGCTTAGCGGCGGTATAGATTCTGCAACTACACTTGCAATTGCTAAATCAGAAAATTATGATACTCATGCAATTTCCTTTGATTACGGACAAAGACACAAAAAAGAGCTTGAAAGCGCTAAAAAAATAGCCCGCCACTATAGAGCAAAACATAAAATTTTGAAATTAGATTTGAATTTTGTAAGCTCTTCATTACTACAGAAAAAACAGAAAATTCCGGAAAGGAATATTAAGGATCTAGGAAGAGATATACCTTCAACTTACGTGCCTGCAAGAAATCTAATTTTTTTGGCTTACGCCTCAGCTTACGCAGAAAGTATCGGAGCCAGCAAAATTTTCATAGGCGCGAATGCAATTGACTATAGTGGCTACCCTGACTGCAGACCTGATTTCTATAAAGCTTTACAAGAAGTTATAAAAGTAGGTACTAAAGCTGGAGTTGAAGGAAAAGCTATCGATATAAAATATCCGCTAATCAATCTCACTAAGGCTGAAATAATCAAGAAGGGTTTGTCGTTAAAAGTTCCTTATCATTTAACATGGTCCTGCTATAGAGGTAAAAGGAAAGCGTGCGGTAAATGCGATTCCTGCTTGATTAGATTGAAAGGGTTTAGAGAGGCAGGAATTAAAGATACTATTGAATATGAAAAAATTTGA
- the porA gene encoding pyruvate synthase subunit PorA → MKVVVEGNHAAALAAKLCKVQVVPAYPITPSTHFPEKISEYVANGELKAEFILAESEHSALSACIGASAAGARTCTCTSSQGLALMHELLFIASGMRLPIIMPVGNRALSSPINIWCDHQDSISERDSGWLQFYCESNQEVLDFTIMAFKIAEDANVLLPAMLGLDAFVLTHTSEVVEAPEQSEVDKFLPPYKPLFTLDPKSPKTFGSFCTPEYYMEFKKKTDEAMHRTSEVIDKVFAEFKAMFGREYKKVKSYCCEDAEIIILTLGTMSGTARMAVSKLRAKGEKVGCASLTVYRPFPSKELIEVARTAKVLAVVDRNISLGFAGAVFEDVCSCFVNHSKKPLVLNYILGLGGRDVLIKDFELIVESAKKALETNKFKIPEWIGLREELI, encoded by the coding sequence ATGAAAGTTGTAGTTGAGGGTAATCATGCAGCTGCACTTGCAGCTAAACTTTGTAAAGTTCAAGTTGTGCCAGCATACCCTATTACGCCATCAACACACTTTCCAGAAAAAATATCAGAATACGTAGCTAACGGCGAGCTAAAAGCGGAGTTCATTCTTGCAGAAAGCGAGCATTCCGCACTTAGCGCATGTATTGGTGCAAGCGCTGCCGGCGCTAGAACTTGTACATGCACATCTTCTCAAGGTCTTGCTCTGATGCATGAATTGCTATTTATAGCATCTGGTATGCGGTTACCTATAATTATGCCTGTAGGTAATAGAGCGTTGTCATCTCCTATCAATATTTGGTGCGACCATCAAGACAGCATCTCTGAGCGCGATAGTGGCTGGCTACAATTCTACTGCGAAAGCAACCAAGAAGTTCTAGATTTTACAATTATGGCGTTTAAAATTGCTGAGGACGCTAATGTACTACTGCCTGCAATGCTTGGGTTAGATGCTTTTGTGCTAACTCATACGAGCGAAGTTGTAGAAGCACCTGAGCAGAGCGAAGTTGATAAATTCTTGCCGCCGTATAAGCCACTCTTTACTTTAGACCCTAAAAGCCCTAAAACGTTCGGCTCTTTTTGTACGCCCGAGTACTATATGGAATTCAAGAAAAAAACAGATGAGGCAATGCATAGAACTTCTGAAGTTATTGATAAAGTATTTGCAGAGTTCAAAGCCATGTTTGGACGTGAGTATAAAAAAGTAAAATCTTACTGTTGCGAAGATGCAGAAATAATCATACTCACTTTAGGCACTATGAGTGGAACTGCTAGAATGGCAGTTAGTAAATTAAGAGCGAAGGGCGAGAAAGTAGGCTGCGCTTCTTTAACTGTTTACAGACCTTTTCCAAGCAAGGAATTAATAGAAGTTGCAAGAACCGCAAAAGTTTTGGCAGTAGTTGATAGAAATATTTCACTTGGCTTTGCTGGAGCAGTTTTTGAAGATGTGTGTAGTTGCTTTGTAAATCATTCTAAAAAGCCGTTGGTTCTAAACTATATTTTAGGTCTTGGTGGAAGAGATGTGCTAATCAAAGATTTTGAGCTTATAGTTGAAAGCGCTAAAAAAGCGCTAGAAACCAACAAATTTAAAATACCTGAGTGGATTGGACTGAGAGAGGAGCTTATATGA
- the porB gene encoding pyruvate synthase subunit PorB, translating into MNEELFLPGHRACAGCGETIAVRQILSVAGENTIAVVPTGCLEVVSTSYPETAWKIPLIHVAFENAAAVASGIDCALKALGKRKGINVLAFAGDGGTFDIGLQALSGMLERGHNVKYICLDNEAYMNTGIQRSSATPYAASTTTSPLGKYSIGESRKKKPIGAICIAHDIPYVATATIAYHLDLKKKIKKALEIDGPCFMHILVPCPTGWRFPSELTIELSRLAVETGVFPLWECEGSDMSNLKITKKVAHRKPVKEYLQLQGRFAHVMRNEKLLAEIQKEVDEKCAKYGL; encoded by the coding sequence ATGAATGAAGAACTTTTTTTACCAGGTCATAGAGCATGTGCGGGTTGCGGAGAAACTATTGCGGTAAGGCAGATTCTAAGTGTAGCAGGTGAGAATACAATTGCTGTAGTGCCTACAGGCTGTCTTGAAGTGGTCTCTACTTCCTACCCTGAGACCGCTTGGAAAATACCTTTAATCCATGTGGCTTTTGAAAATGCAGCTGCAGTAGCTTCAGGCATAGATTGCGCTTTGAAAGCTTTGGGTAAAAGAAAAGGTATTAACGTGCTGGCATTTGCCGGCGACGGAGGTACTTTCGATATAGGCTTGCAAGCACTTTCCGGAATGTTAGAAAGAGGTCATAATGTAAAATATATATGTTTGGATAACGAAGCTTATATGAATACAGGTATTCAGCGCTCTTCTGCAACGCCTTATGCAGCTTCTACTACTACTTCCCCGCTAGGAAAATATTCTATTGGCGAAAGTAGAAAAAAGAAGCCAATAGGGGCTATTTGCATAGCGCATGATATACCTTACGTAGCAACTGCAACTATAGCTTATCATTTAGATTTGAAGAAGAAGATAAAAAAAGCTTTAGAAATTGATGGGCCTTGCTTCATGCACATTCTTGTTCCTTGCCCTACCGGCTGGCGCTTCCCAAGCGAACTCACTATAGAGCTTTCAAGACTTGCTGTAGAAACAGGCGTTTTTCCTCTTTGGGAATGCGAAGGAAGTGATATGAGTAACTTAAAAATTACTAAGAAAGTAGCACATAGAAAGCCTGTAAAAGAGTATTTGCAGTTACAAGGGCGCTTTGCACATGTCATGAGAAACGAAAAACTACTGGCTGAAATTCAAAAAGAAGTAGACGAGAAGTGCGCTAAATATGGTCTATAA
- the purH gene encoding bifunctional phosphoribosylaminoimidazolecarboxamide formyltransferase/IMP cyclohydrolase encodes MQVKRALLSVYDKTGIVEFAKELQNLGIDIISTGGTAKALREKGIKIKEISEITKFPELLEGRVKTLHPKIQAGILAVRAKKEHLRDLEKEDIETIDLVAVNLYPFEKTISKEHKLEDAIENIDIGGVTLLRAGAKNYQDVAVVSNPKDYDIVIKELRENNLSITEVTRKGLALEAFFQTAHYDSVISEYFRRTFGYEKFPFYLNLSFEKVQALRYGENPHQEASFYKTPGFEEPCIANAKKLHGKELSYNNILDADAALELIKEFSLPACAIIKHTNPTGVAIASRLVDAYRLAYETDKVSPFGGIVAFNREVDKESAEELSKLFLEVVLAPKFSEEALEILKKKKDLRVLEVPLNRSYERKGLVTRSVVGGLLVQDRDVKELDESKFRVVTKRAPTEQELENLKFAFKVVRHCKSNALVFAKELHTVAIGLGQTSRVDCAHIATRKGGKNIRGSALASDAFFPFRDAVDAAAKFGVSAIIQPGGSVRDQEVIDACNEYEIAMVFSGMRVFRH; translated from the coding sequence ATGCAAGTTAAAAGGGCGCTATTAAGCGTCTATGACAAAACAGGTATTGTAGAATTTGCTAAAGAGCTGCAAAATTTAGGTATCGATATAATTTCTACAGGTGGCACAGCTAAGGCGCTGCGAGAAAAAGGAATAAAAATAAAAGAAATTTCTGAGATTACAAAATTCCCTGAGCTACTTGAGGGTAGAGTGAAAACACTACATCCTAAAATTCAAGCTGGGATCCTTGCGGTCAGAGCTAAAAAAGAGCATCTTAGAGATTTAGAAAAAGAGGATATTGAAACTATTGATTTGGTTGCTGTCAATCTCTATCCTTTTGAAAAAACTATTTCTAAAGAGCATAAACTTGAAGATGCTATTGAAAATATAGATATTGGCGGAGTTACTTTGTTGAGAGCCGGGGCTAAAAACTATCAAGATGTAGCAGTTGTGAGCAATCCAAAAGATTATGATATCGTAATTAAGGAGCTGAGAGAGAATAATTTAAGTATCACAGAAGTTACGCGTAAGGGACTAGCTTTAGAAGCCTTCTTTCAAACAGCCCATTACGACAGTGTAATCTCAGAATATTTTAGAAGAACATTTGGCTATGAAAAATTTCCGTTTTATTTAAATTTAAGTTTTGAGAAAGTGCAAGCTCTAAGATACGGTGAAAATCCTCATCAAGAAGCTTCTTTCTATAAAACTCCCGGCTTTGAAGAGCCTTGCATAGCAAACGCAAAGAAGCTACATGGCAAAGAGCTCTCTTATAATAATATTCTAGATGCTGATGCAGCTCTAGAACTTATAAAAGAATTTTCTTTACCTGCCTGCGCTATAATCAAGCATACAAATCCTACAGGAGTTGCAATTGCTTCTAGACTTGTAGATGCTTACAGATTAGCTTACGAAACCGATAAAGTTTCGCCTTTCGGCGGAATAGTAGCTTTTAACAGAGAAGTTGATAAAGAATCGGCGGAAGAGCTTTCTAAATTGTTTCTAGAAGTTGTGCTTGCACCTAAATTCTCAGAAGAAGCTTTAGAGATATTAAAAAAGAAAAAAGATTTAAGAGTTTTAGAAGTGCCTTTAAATAGGAGTTATGAAAGGAAAGGTCTTGTCACTAGGTCAGTCGTAGGCGGTTTGCTAGTGCAAGACAGAGATGTAAAAGAGCTCGATGAATCGAAATTTAGAGTAGTAACTAAACGAGCTCCTACTGAGCAAGAGCTTGAAAACTTAAAATTTGCATTTAAAGTAGTAAGACATTGCAAATCTAATGCTTTAGTATTTGCGAAAGAGCTACATACAGTAGCTATTGGGTTGGGGCAGACGAGCAGAGTGGATTGCGCTCATATTGCTACCAGGAAAGGCGGCAAAAATATTAGAGGCTCTGCTTTGGCAAGTGATGCGTTCTTTCCTTTCAGAGATGCGGTTGACGCGGCTGCTAAGTTTGGCGTAAGCGCAATTATTCAGCCTGGCGGAAGTGTAAGAGATCAAGAAGTTATAGATGCTTGCAACGAATACGAGATTGCGATGGTTTTCTCAGGTATGAGAGTGTTCAGGCATTAA
- a CDS encoding formyltransferase family protein: protein MPYKLGWFSTGRDKAARDLLTVIKKGVDSKELNVELVFVFSNRAQGEAKESDLFFKLVKSYNLELVQFSSKQFKPELWSANRPRWRIEYDREVMRLLAKYEVDLILLAGYMLIVGPELCRKYKLINLHPAAPLGPTGTWQEVIWELIRTKAQETGIIIHLVTEILDRGPVVTYCTFPIKGKGFNKLWGEKDKTKLFKKIREEGVKRELPLLFHTIKELASRKIELRAGGVYAKGKLYAQGYCMNELIERTICS from the coding sequence ATGCCTTATAAGTTAGGTTGGTTCTCTACAGGAAGGGATAAAGCAGCTAGAGATTTACTTACAGTAATCAAAAAAGGTGTTGATAGCAAAGAGCTAAATGTAGAGTTGGTGTTTGTGTTTAGTAATAGAGCGCAAGGCGAAGCAAAAGAAAGCGATTTGTTTTTCAAGCTGGTAAAAAGTTACAATCTTGAGTTGGTGCAGTTTTCATCAAAGCAATTCAAACCTGAGTTATGGAGCGCAAACAGGCCTAGATGGAGGATAGAATATGATAGAGAAGTTATGAGACTTTTAGCTAAATATGAAGTGGATCTGATACTACTTGCTGGGTATATGCTAATAGTTGGACCTGAGCTGTGTAGAAAATATAAGCTTATAAATTTGCATCCAGCAGCACCTTTAGGGCCTACGGGCACTTGGCAGGAAGTTATCTGGGAGTTAATTCGGACCAAAGCGCAAGAAACAGGTATTATTATTCATCTTGTAACCGAGATTCTGGATAGAGGTCCTGTAGTTACATACTGCACATTTCCAATAAAGGGTAAAGGGTTTAATAAGCTCTGGGGAGAAAAGGATAAAACCAAACTTTTTAAAAAGATAAGGGAAGAGGGTGTGAAAAGAGAGCTTCCGTTATTATTTCATACAATCAAAGAGCTTGCAAGCCGGAAAATTGAGCTACGAGCTGGCGGAGTTTATGCAAAAGGCAAGCTTTATGCGCAGGGCTATTGCATGAACGAGCTCATAGAGAGAACTATTTGTAGTTGA